The genomic segment CGTCGCCGGCCGTCATCGCCGAGGCATTCAGCCGCAGGGAAGGGCGATGTGTCCTCGGGCGCCCCCTCTATCACGAAGGGGAGGTGCCGACAGGTATTCTGGCTACTGTTCCCGAATTGAAGCGAATGTTGCTGAGGCCGCGTTTGGGGCAGCCTCCCATCGCAACCAAGAAAAACGCCCGACGCGGGCAGGATGCGCTTTATGCGATCGCTGATGCGGAGCCAATGCCTCCTGCAACACCGCAGGTTGAGCGCAAACGACTCCTTCAGCGGATATGTGCCGAGTGCCAGGCGACTTCGCAGCTTCCGTTTCAACCGGCGAACGATGGCAAGTACTACTGCGAGAAACACAAACGCGCTGCTGACGAGCGTGAGGAACGCCAGCGCATCGTCGACGACTCCTTCCGGTCCGCTCTATGGTCACGTGAAATTCTCGCTGACCCCGACACCGCATTGGTCGCGATGACGTGGGATCGAGAGAGTCAGGGCTATCCGTTCCGCGTCGAGACAGTCGCAGGTGACGTCGTGCTTGAGCGTGTCCTTCCCTACGTGACCGGCGCCCCGCTGCTCAACGCCACGGCTAACGACCTGCCCAGCTGGGTCAACGACCCAGCCGGACTTGTGATCGCGGACCGGCGAATCATTGAGGCACCGTCCGTGCACGCCGTCGCCGCCTACCGCAAGCTCCTCGGCGCCTCCGACCTGGACCTTCGGGGCATCAACATCGCCCCGCGTGACGAGGACAATTTGGCTCGCAGGTACCACCGCTATGCCAACCACCCTGACCGCCGGCACTTGTTCGACGGTGCTACGCGCGCCAACACCGCCAGTGTCGACTGGAAACGCTCCCTCCTCACCGCCGCACAGGTCATTGAACAAATCCGGCAAGTGCTCTTCGAAATGGCGCGGTGCCCGCTGTCGCCCGACGAAGTCAAGCGTGCGAAACGCCTGCCGCGTGTCCCGCGCAGCAGGGCGTCTCGGCGATCCGTGTTCCGTGATGTCATGCTCGATGTTCTCGAACAGAACGCAGGCCTAGGCGTTCGCCTGTACCACCCGGGTGCTAGCCCGTTGACGCCGCAGGAATAGTTCGAATCGGGGTAGTGCGGACGGGCCGGAAGCTGGTCGCGGCAAACGAGAACTCGTCAGTCGCGACCAGCTCTGCTCGCCCCACGTGCCTCTCATCGACACCCAGTTGTGGATTGCTAACCCATTGTGTCAGAGGCCAGATTTCTCTGGCTCAGGCACGGATTTCGTGACGGGCTTTGGTTCCGGGGCTCGACGCCGATTAGTTGATCATGATCGCGGTGTGATGATGATTGGTCTGGTCGCGGTTCTGTTCCCGCATCCGGCGGGGTTGAGGATCGACGGCGTGCTCGCAAAGGGCGGGGTGGTGCGGGTCGAGGCGAGCACGTGACTGCTGAGATCGCGTGTCCTGCCTGTGGTGCCTGTCGGCTCGGGGTGCACAGCGGCTATGGGCGGAGGCTGGCGGACACCGCTGTCGCGGGTCGGGAGATGCTGATCCGCCTGCGGGTGCGCCGCTTCTTCTGCAGTTTTGCTCCTTCATGGTCGTGTTCGCGTCTGCTGACGGTGATGCTGGGCTCCGTTATGTCTCCGTTCTTCCTGCTGTGCTCGGGCGGTCGGCGACAGTACGTCCGCCGTGCCCGCAGCCTCACCTCGCAGGCGCCTTTCGGTATGGGCTGCACCGATCGATTGGTCCGACCCGCTGGGAAGACGGCCCCGCGGAGCCGTTCTGGTCAACGTTCAAACACGAGCTGAAGCGCACCGGTTGACCTGGGAGCTGCTCACGCGTTCCTAGCCTGGTCGATCGCGGCCTCGTAAAAGGCGTCCGCGAGTGCCACGATGACCGCGTTGATGCCAGGACCGTCGCTGAAGAAATAGTCGGCCATGGTGTTGTGGGCCTCTTGGTTGTCGACGACCGCCTCAGTGACCGCCGCCTGGAAGTCCTGTGACTCCATGAACTGCTTCTTCGAGTTCACCTTGGTCTGGTTTACCAGGTTCGGGTAGGCGAGTAACCGCTCCACGAGTCCCTGCACGAACTCGCGGACCTGAGACGCGGAGAACGATTCTGCGCCGAAGAGGTCGTTCATCTTGTCGATGACCACCTGGAGTGCGACGTACTTCGGCTCCTTCCGTGCTCCGGTACCCGCGGCGCCGATTCCCTTCAACTCGCCGTCGCCGGTCAGCGAGATATCGACCGCGGTTCCCTTGTTGTGCTTGACCCCGACCAGGACTACGTCGGAGAGGTCGACCTCCGCGGCCCAGGATGAGTCTGCGATGACCTTCTCCAGGAGCCGCAGGAAGATCGACAACATCTCCATGTAGGGGTCGCCGTAGTCGACGATCTGACTCATGAAGTCGTAGAGTCGGACCAGGGTGGAGACGTCTTTGCGGAACAGGTCGAGGGTGTTGAGGGTGACCTTGTCGTCGGCCTCGATCGCAGCCGCGTAACGGCGGGCGAACTCGTTTTTGGCTGGGCTGATCGCAGCCGAAAGCGCGTTGTTGCCCTTCCGGGTGACCCACAGTTCGGCGACCTCGCGCACCTGCTCGGGCGTGTAGACCCCGGCCTGGGCGAGTTTGGTGGCGAGGTGAAAGACGACGTACGGGTCGGTCTCGGTCTCGAGGGTGGCATTGGTGAAGTACGGCTCGAACGCGGCCCGGATGTCCTCGGGCTTGTTCACGAAGTCAATGACGAACGTCTTGCGCTTCTGCTCCCCGCCCGCGGTGCGATGGGTACGGTTGAGCCGGGAGAGCGTCTGCACGGCCGTGACCCCGGAGAGCTTCTTGTCGATGTACATCGCCGAGAGCAGTGGCTGATCGAATCCTGTCTGGAACTTGTTGGCGACCAGCATGATCTTGTAGGTCGCGCCCTTGAAAGCGGCGGCCAGGTCCGAACCGGCACCGGGGTTCAGATTGGCCTCGGTGAACTCGTCGTCCTTGGTTGGCTGCGGCCCCCAGTCCGAGACCCAAACTTCGTCCTCGGCCATCGTCACCGAGCCGGAGAAGGCGACCAGGGTGCGGTAGTTGTACGCGGCGTCCATGGCGGTTCGCTTGGCGATGTAGGCGTCGATTGCCTTCTTGTACTTCACCGCGGCCTTACGCGAGTCGGTCACGACCATCGCCTTCGCCTTGCCCTCCAGCAGATGGGCGACGTTGGCGTGGAAGTGCTCGACGATGATCTGCACCTTCTGGCCGATGTTGGTCGGGTGCAGTTTCACCCACCGCATCAGCCCCTTCCGCGCTGCGGCCTCGTCCACCATCTCGTCACCGTCGCCGCTCTCGGCCTGGCCGGCGATCTTCAGCGCTGTGTCGTAGGACTGGTAACCCCTGAGCACGTCGAGGATGTATCCCTCCTCGATCGCTTGCCGCATCGAGTAGAGGTGGAACTCGAGCGGCTTCCCGTCGGGCCCCTTGCGCCCGAACAGCTCCAGGGTCTTGTTCTTCGGCGTCGCGGTGAACGCGAAGTAGGAGATGTTCTTCGACTCGGCTCGCTCGGTCATCTCCAAGGCCAAGATCGACTCGACGTCGACGGAGCCGCCCTCCTCGATCTCCTTGACCTCCTCTGCGGTAAGCACGGCCTTGAGCTTGGAGGAGACCTGCCCGGACTGCGAGGAGTGCGCCTCGTCCGCGATCACCGCGAACCGCTTCCCCTTCAAGCCCTTGTCGGCCCGGATCTCGTCGAGTGCGAACGGGAAGGTCTGCACCGTCACTGCGATGATCAGCTCCCCGTTCTTCAACGCGGTCGCCAGCAGCCCGGATTTCGACTTGGCTCCCGCCTTGCGGACGTCCTCCGGGCTGATCGTGGCGACGATCTTCCCTGAGCCGTCGATCTGCCGGATCGCTTCCTGGAGTTGCCCGTCGAGCACGGTCCGGTCGACGACCACGACGACCGAGTCGAAGACCTTCTCGTCGTTCACGTGCAGCCGCGCCAGCCGGTGTGCAGTCCAGGCGATGGTGTTCGTCTTCCCCGACCCTGCCGAGTGCTCGACCAGGTAGCGATGCCCCACCCCCTCCTCGCGCACCATG from the Amycolatopsis magusensis genome contains:
- a CDS encoding transposase family protein; protein product: MTAEIACPACGACRLGVHSGYGRRLADTAVAGREMLIRLRVRRFFCSFAPSWSCSRLLTVMLGSVMSPFFLLCSGGRRQYVRRARSLTSQAPFGMGCTDRLVRPAGKTAPRSRSGQRSNTS
- a CDS encoding type I restriction endonuclease subunit R, with amino-acid sequence MADHNEVVFETEICDHLSEYGWLYSEDDTGYDRERALFPDDLFAWLEQIQQTAYEKALRAAGSKAKFLDVLSTALDKPLEHGGGTLNILRNGVQYIGGGRLKMAQFRPETSLNATTSEQYAAMRVRVMRQVYFSTADKRSIDLVFFVNGLPVATVELKTDFTQSLDEAINQYRKNRNPLTNGRPEPLLSFGHRALVHFAVSNDLAAMTTRLEGEKTHFLPFNMGHDSGAGNPPGQSGRSATAYLWERVWEKHTWLNIIGRLMLVETKEEWDVATGTSVRRTSMLFPRFHQWEAVTNIVAMVREEGVGHRYLVEHSAGSGKTNTIAWTAHRLARLHVNDEKVFDSVVVVVDRTVLDGQLQEAIRQIDGSGKIVATISPEDVRKAGAKSKSGLLATALKNGELIIAVTVQTFPFALDEIRADKGLKGKRFAVIADEAHSSQSGQVSSKLKAVLTAEEVKEIEEGGSVDVESILALEMTERAESKNISYFAFTATPKNKTLELFGRKGPDGKPLEFHLYSMRQAIEEGYILDVLRGYQSYDTALKIAGQAESGDGDEMVDEAAARKGLMRWVKLHPTNIGQKVQIIVEHFHANVAHLLEGKAKAMVVTDSRKAAVKYKKAIDAYIAKRTAMDAAYNYRTLVAFSGSVTMAEDEVWVSDWGPQPTKDDEFTEANLNPGAGSDLAAAFKGATYKIMLVANKFQTGFDQPLLSAMYIDKKLSGVTAVQTLSRLNRTHRTAGGEQKRKTFVIDFVNKPEDIRAAFEPYFTNATLETETDPYVVFHLATKLAQAGVYTPEQVREVAELWVTRKGNNALSAAISPAKNEFARRYAAAIEADDKVTLNTLDLFRKDVSTLVRLYDFMSQIVDYGDPYMEMLSIFLRLLEKVIADSSWAAEVDLSDVVLVGVKHNKGTAVDISLTGDGELKGIGAAGTGARKEPKYVALQVVIDKMNDLFGAESFSASQVREFVQGLVERLLAYPNLVNQTKVNSKKQFMESQDFQAAVTEAVVDNQEAHNTMADYFFSDGPGINAVIVALADAFYEAAIDQARNA